The Lachnospiraceae bacterium oral taxon 500 genome window below encodes:
- a CDS encoding ABC transporter permease, whose protein sequence is MAEIKKMIVYLKNVLWQPLLAIVLGLLVGAGVIVVVGYNPVSIYITMFQKSFFTLHYLLQSLTRSVPIIACSLAIVAAWRAGYINLGVEGQMTFGAFAGTLVAVYMPGPTFLVVIVAAACGMAAGALYAMFAAFIYDKFNVSIVISTLMMNYIATYITSYFINFPLRDTANSYAIQTKEIPAAMHLPRILPDKPFNLGFFLVIGLVIALMFVISKTKFGYESKMTGLNPVFAQYGGVNKGRVMYATMALSGAIAAMAGMLEIFGIKFRFAESMFTSTSYAWTGLMAGLISALHPVGAFFTSIFLAGMQVGGQNIQLSTGIPVQVATLIQSTIMLFVSVHLFADFRKKRKRKALAASKKAGDGSWT, encoded by the coding sequence ATGGCTGAAATAAAAAAAATGATTGTCTACTTAAAAAACGTCCTGTGGCAGCCGTTGTTGGCCATTGTTTTAGGGCTTTTGGTCGGTGCGGGCGTGATTGTGGTTGTCGGATATAATCCGGTGTCCATTTATATTACCATGTTTCAAAAATCTTTTTTTACGCTGCATTATCTTTTGCAGTCGCTGACCAGGAGTGTGCCGATCATTGCCTGTTCGCTGGCGATTGTGGCGGCTTGGCGGGCCGGTTATATCAATCTCGGCGTAGAGGGGCAAATGACATTCGGCGCTTTTGCCGGAACTTTGGTAGCGGTCTATATGCCGGGCCCTACCTTTTTGGTAGTGATTGTTGCTGCCGCCTGCGGTATGGCGGCTGGTGCGCTCTATGCCATGTTTGCTGCCTTTATTTACGATAAGTTTAATGTGTCAATTGTCATTTCCACTTTGATGATGAACTATATTGCCACTTATATTACTTCATACTTTATTAATTTTCCGCTGCGGGATACGGCTAACAGCTATGCCATTCAAACGAAGGAAATACCGGCAGCCATGCATCTGCCTCGGATTTTACCGGATAAGCCCTTCAATTTAGGCTTTTTTTTGGTCATTGGTTTGGTCATAGCACTGATGTTTGTTATTTCCAAAACAAAGTTTGGCTATGAGTCGAAAATGACCGGCCTGAATCCGGTCTTTGCGCAGTATGGCGGTGTGAATAAGGGACGTGTGATGTATGCGACCATGGCATTGAGCGGGGCGATTGCGGCGATGGCTGGAATGTTGGAGATTTTTGGCATTAAGTTCCGCTTTGCCGAAAGCATGTTTACGTCGACCAGCTATGCCTGGACGGGGCTGATGGCGGGACTTATTTCTGCCCTTCATCCGGTGGGTGCTTTCTTTACTTCCATTTTTTTAGCGGGCATGCAGGTTGGCGGCCAAAACATTCAGTTGTCGACCGGAATCCCGGTACAGGTGGCAACGCTGATTCAGTCAACGATTATGCTCTTTGTATCGGTGCATTTATTTGCAGATTTTCGAAAAAAACGCAAGCGCAAAGCGCTGGCTGCTTCCAAAAAGGCAGGTGATGGTTCATGGACTTAA
- a CDS encoding fuculose phosphate aldolase (catalyzes the formation of glycerone phosphate and (S)-lactaldehyde from L-fuculose 1-phosphate) — translation MLLERERKDIVEYGKRMIERGLTTGSGGNISIYDREQGLVALTPSSMDYADIRPEDVVIMDLDGNIKDGIRRPSTEINMHLLVYRNRPDVNAIVHTHSIYCTAIACMGWDLEPVHYMLAIAGRGAKCSKYATYGTPELAQYALEAMGDNGACLLGNHGVLTAGPSLERAFAIAEHLEFVAKLVCITKSMGKPNLLTDEQIAIVADKFGTNPYK, via the coding sequence ATGTTATTGGAAAGAGAAAGAAAAGATATTGTTGAATACGGTAAACGGATGATTGAGCGGGGGCTGACTACCGGCAGCGGCGGTAATATCAGTATTTATGACCGCGAGCAGGGGCTGGTGGCGCTGACGCCAAGCAGTATGGACTATGCCGATATCCGGCCGGAGGATGTGGTTATCATGGATTTGGACGGCAATATTAAAGATGGGATTCGCCGTCCGTCTACCGAGATCAATATGCATTTGTTGGTTTATCGGAATCGGCCGGATGTGAACGCGATCGTCCATACCCATTCGATTTACTGCACGGCGATTGCCTGCATGGGCTGGGATCTTGAGCCGGTACATTATATGCTGGCCATTGCCGGAAGAGGGGCAAAATGCTCAAAGTACGCAACTTATGGTACGCCGGAGCTGGCACAGTATGCGCTGGAAGCGATGGGTGATAACGGCGCCTGCCTGTTGGGGAATCATGGCGTGCTGACCGCCGGTCCAAGCTTAGAGCGGGCGTTTGCCATTGCCGAGCATTTAGAGTTTGTCGCCAAGCTCGTCTGCATTACCAAAAGTATGGGCAAACCCAACCTTTTGACGGATGAACAGATTGCGATTGTTGCCGATAAGTTCGGGACCAATCCGTATAAGTAA
- a CDS encoding ABC transporter permease, translating into MDLNFILTVVNSALRSTTPIMMAALASAICTRAGVFNVALEGQMLIGSFVGIAVNWLTHSTVLAVLAAVVAGGLVGVLVAVLQVRFNAADIVIGTSVNLLVGALTSILLFVIFGVKGSFKNPALIPLHKVKLPVISQIPYLSTLFGNLSLLDYLAYGIAVVMFIYLFKTVSGYHMLSVGVKREAAESMGISALRLRIISVIVSGCLCGFGGVALSMGQVTLFTENMTAGRGFIGMAACNLGQNNPVLIVIASMFFGFCDTFASIMQNRIPAQLTQSVPYISTILALIVFSRKRQKRTVKQ; encoded by the coding sequence ATGGACTTAAACTTTATTTTAACGGTGGTCAATTCCGCGCTGCGTTCGACCACGCCGATTATGATGGCGGCTTTGGCCAGCGCCATCTGCACTCGGGCGGGCGTATTTAATGTCGCGCTGGAAGGTCAGATGCTGATTGGTTCCTTTGTAGGAATAGCAGTCAACTGGCTTACCCACAGTACAGTGCTGGCGGTGCTGGCGGCGGTAGTGGCCGGCGGATTGGTCGGTGTGCTGGTGGCAGTCTTACAGGTGCGCTTTAATGCGGCCGATATCGTTATCGGGACGTCGGTCAATCTCTTAGTGGGAGCGCTGACTTCTATTTTGCTGTTTGTGATATTTGGGGTCAAGGGCAGTTTTAAAAATCCGGCACTGATTCCGCTTCACAAGGTAAAATTGCCGGTTATCAGCCAGATTCCGTATTTGTCCACGCTGTTTGGCAATTTGTCTTTGCTGGATTATTTGGCGTATGGAATTGCCGTCGTGATGTTCATTTATTTGTTTAAAACCGTCAGTGGTTATCATATGCTGTCGGTCGGCGTGAAGCGGGAAGCAGCCGAGTCGATGGGTATTTCGGCGCTGCGGCTGCGGATTATTTCAGTCATTGTTTCTGGCTGCTTATGCGGCTTCGGCGGCGTGGCGCTCAGTATGGGGCAGGTTACGCTGTTTACGGAAAATATGACGGCCGGCCGCGGTTTTATCGGCATGGCGGCTTGTAACCTGGGGCAGAATAATCCGGTTCTAATCGTGATTGCCAGTATGTTTTTTGGTTTTTGCGATACCTTTGCTTCCATTATGCAAAACCGAATTCCGGCCCAGCTGACCCAATCGGTTCCGTATATTTCCACGATTCTGGCTTTGATTGTTTTCAGCCGGAAAAGACAAAAGAGAACAGTGAAGCAATAA